Proteins encoded within one genomic window of Lysinibacillus louembei:
- a CDS encoding CPBP family glutamic-type intramembrane protease encodes MFNWVVFITLVSISIPGTIISSILLNNKTASGKREVPVIVAIILQLVFLSVFVALGVALINKISLPTENIFISSWIEAALVGIGCSITHILIYYVFFRPLLGKAFYKIEKHRNSIGIANRILYASVVEELIFRWGIMSLLLWLTQSFLTEGISVATSVVVSSLIFTLAHYQGSSIAGKSFTLYSYIFIGNMLVGIICGWQFYNNGIIAAILVHMCFHLILYPFEVKVLKSQLNNLSK; translated from the coding sequence ATGTTTAATTGGGTAGTGTTTATAACTCTCGTTTCTATCTCTATCCCTGGTACAATTATTTCTTCCATTTTGCTTAATAATAAAACGGCTTCTGGAAAACGAGAAGTGCCTGTTATTGTAGCTATTATTTTACAACTTGTTTTCCTAAGTGTATTTGTAGCGCTGGGTGTCGCATTAATTAATAAAATAAGTCTTCCTACGGAGAATATCTTTATTAGTAGTTGGATAGAAGCTGCCTTAGTAGGTATTGGATGTTCAATTACACATATTTTAATCTATTATGTCTTCTTTAGACCTCTTTTAGGTAAAGCTTTTTATAAGATTGAAAAACATAGAAATTCAATTGGCATCGCGAATCGAATACTGTATGCAAGTGTAGTTGAAGAACTTATTTTTCGTTGGGGAATAATGAGTTTATTACTTTGGTTAACGCAATCTTTCCTAACAGAAGGAATATCGGTAGCCACATCTGTTGTTGTATCTAGTTTGATTTTTACACTAGCGCATTATCAAGGTTCGTCAATAGCTGGAAAGTCATTTACACTGTATAGTTACATTTTTATTGGCAATATGCTTGTAGGTATAATTTGTGGATGGCAATTTTATAATAATGGTATCATTGCTGCAATACTGGTTCATATGTGCTTTCATTTAATCTTATATCCGTTTGAAGTTAAAGTTCTAAAAAGTCAACTGAATAATTTATCAAAATAA
- a CDS encoding IS3 family transposase — protein sequence MPTKNGFLYLSAVQDLYNNEIVAWKISERNDLELVMDTLQELTAKRNVYRSILHSDQGFQYTSIKYHQTVEQLGMIGSHSRKGNYHDNACIESFFSHFKSECLYLLHDYSEEAVRQAVEQYIYFYNYQRFQKRLNHLAPIEYRHQMAA from the coding sequence TTGCCAACAAAAAATGGCTTCCTATACCTGTCAGCTGTTCAAGATTTATATAACAACGAAATTGTCGCGTGGAAAATTAGCGAGCGTAATGATTTAGAGTTAGTCATGGACACACTCCAAGAGTTGACGGCAAAAAGAAATGTGTATCGAAGCATCCTCCACTCCGATCAGGGCTTCCAATACACATCCATTAAGTATCATCAAACAGTAGAGCAGCTTGGCATGATAGGTAGTCATTCTCGCAAAGGCAACTACCATGACAACGCTTGTATCGAGTCATTCTTCTCACACTTTAAAAGCGAATGTTTGTATCTGTTACATGATTATTCGGAGGAAGCAGTGAGACAAGCTGTAGAGCAATACATCTACTTTTATAACTACCAGCGCTTCCAAAAACGACTCAACCACCTGGCGCCGATAGAATATCGACACCAGATGGCTGCTTAG
- a CDS encoding GNAT family N-acetyltransferase translates to MNQHKMIITQYNPKYAEQTVAMWRNSKEQAIGQKEIHSFENHLYFLNHILSEQFQIDLALIDEKVVGMIAYNEREISQLYIHIDYQGIGIGHTLLDKVKAHSSGRLTLYTFEVNEKAQRFYEKHGFEIIGRGHENEENLADIQYEWISK, encoded by the coding sequence GTGAATCAACATAAAATGATAATTACTCAGTATAATCCTAAATACGCGGAACAAACAGTAGCTATGTGGCGAAATAGTAAGGAACAGGCTATTGGTCAGAAAGAAATTCACAGTTTTGAAAATCACCTTTATTTTTTAAATCATATATTATCTGAACAGTTTCAAATAGATTTAGCGTTAATTGATGAAAAAGTAGTTGGAATGATTGCCTATAATGAAAGGGAAATAAGCCAACTATATATTCATATAGACTATCAAGGAATCGGTATAGGTCATACATTACTAGATAAAGTAAAAGCGCACTCAAGTGGGAGATTAACTTTATACACATTTGAAGTAAATGAAAAGGCACAACGGTTTTATGAAAAACATGGATTTGAAATCATAGGTAGAGGACATGAAAATGAAGAAAATTTAGCTGATATTCAGTATGAATGGATATCAAAATAA
- the tnpA gene encoding IS66 family insertion sequence element accessory protein TnpA: MKRSERQLMWQSRIQAFHTSGEASVAAWCTKENIPVQSMYQWLRKSRTQTKIQPAHWLPVVVQEPVLPEIIPITIKLNGITIDCPPDFDEGTLSKVLQVVQHHVH, encoded by the coding sequence ATGAAACGATCGGAACGCCAATTAATGTGGCAATCTCGTATTCAAGCTTTCCACACAAGTGGTGAAGCAAGCGTTGCCGCTTGGTGCACAAAAGAAAATATACCTGTTCAAAGTATGTACCAGTGGCTACGTAAATCACGTACACAGACAAAAATTCAGCCTGCTCATTGGTTGCCAGTTGTTGTACAAGAGCCTGTTCTACCTGAAATAATTCCTATTACGATTAAATTAAATGGCATCACCATTGATTGTCCACCCGATTTTGATGAAGGAACGTTAAGTAAAGTTCTTCAGGTTGTACAACATCATGTTCACTAA
- a CDS encoding LysR family transcriptional regulator has translation MTIVRYEIIAKVVEIGSFTETAEILNMTQSAVSHAVASLESEWGVSLLIRDRKKGIILTEMGQKILPHIREILKRVETINQEIALMTSLETGIIRIGTFASASSCLLPKLLAKFRKKHPKIEFKFYEGTYEEITEWLGSGIIDIGFVVKGKSNPNFDLVPLIKDKMVVAYHPAHQFHSKEIVEMNDLMDESFIMPTGMYQSHVEELFAEAQIKPSILFEVHDCTTIANMVQEGLGVTIGPELFLKTQQNIKISKLNIENSREVALACQSITNASPAVKEFLHIAKNVFK, from the coding sequence ATGACTATTGTACGCTATGAAATCATTGCAAAAGTGGTTGAGATAGGAAGCTTTACAGAAACTGCTGAAATATTAAATATGACTCAATCAGCCGTGAGCCATGCAGTTGCGAGTTTAGAATCTGAATGGGGAGTTTCTTTATTAATTCGTGATCGAAAAAAAGGAATAATACTTACAGAAATGGGGCAAAAAATTCTGCCGCATATTAGAGAAATATTGAAAAGAGTGGAGACCATTAATCAAGAAATTGCGCTTATGACCAGCTTGGAAACAGGTATTATTCGTATCGGCACTTTTGCAAGTGCTTCTTCCTGCTTATTGCCTAAATTACTTGCAAAATTCCGGAAAAAGCATCCTAAAATAGAATTTAAATTTTATGAAGGAACCTATGAAGAAATTACGGAATGGTTGGGTTCAGGCATTATTGACATTGGATTTGTAGTAAAAGGAAAATCAAACCCCAATTTCGATTTGGTTCCTTTGATTAAAGACAAAATGGTAGTCGCTTATCACCCTGCTCATCAATTCCATTCTAAAGAAATAGTAGAGATGAATGATTTAATGGATGAATCCTTTATTATGCCAACAGGGATGTACCAATCACATGTTGAGGAATTATTTGCAGAAGCACAAATTAAACCATCTATTCTTTTCGAAGTACACGACTGTACAACCATCGCTAATATGGTACAGGAAGGACTTGGCGTTACGATTGGTCCAGAATTATTTTTAAAGACACAGCAAAATATAAAAATCAGCAAACTAAATATTGAAAACAGCCGTGAAGTAGCACTTGCCTGTCAATCTATTACGAATGCTTCTCCTGCGGTTAAGGAATTTCTTCATATAGCAAAAAATGTATTTAAATGA
- a CDS encoding MFS transporter — translation MYKLKNNINQLIIILLALGAFVTGTAEFVVSGILELISFELDVSISMAGQLITIYSLSYAIGALVLVMLTSKFDRKKVLLCAISIFILGNLVAFLSYNFVLLMLSRVIMAISGGLYIVVATNYAAQIAVPEKRGSAMATVITGFTVSLVLGVPIGTFLAGHFDWHYIFLIIALGTVFLMMGLYKLLPAIKGNQPLPFTQQLQIMKDKRVLTGLMTTIFWILGYTMVFAYIAPLLSHTVDFSIEMTSIALFVLGTFAFIGSRFGGYAVDRWGPNRTISLSLCVHIISLFVLAFTQYKAVGVFVTFAFWGVATWTTTPAKQFYLISLKPQSSETVLSFNTALMNVGMMLGSALGGIIIQYTNIVNLSWIGGLFVILALIFIRYSFYLNKNVMKNH, via the coding sequence ATGTACAAATTGAAAAATAATATAAATCAACTAATCATCATACTTTTAGCTTTAGGAGCTTTTGTCACAGGAACAGCAGAGTTTGTTGTTTCTGGAATTTTAGAACTGATTTCCTTTGAATTGGATGTTTCAATTTCAATGGCTGGTCAGTTAATTACGATTTATTCTTTATCTTATGCTATTGGAGCATTGGTATTGGTCATGCTAACGTCTAAATTTGACCGTAAGAAAGTGCTTTTATGTGCCATCTCTATATTTATTCTAGGAAATCTAGTTGCATTTTTGAGCTATAATTTTGTCCTTCTTATGTTATCCAGAGTCATTATGGCGATAAGTGGAGGGTTATACATTGTTGTTGCCACCAATTATGCTGCGCAAATTGCAGTTCCAGAAAAAAGAGGTAGTGCTATGGCAACAGTCATTACAGGTTTCACTGTTTCATTAGTACTTGGAGTGCCTATCGGAACATTTTTAGCTGGACATTTTGATTGGCACTATATTTTCTTAATCATTGCACTTGGCACAGTTTTTTTAATGATGGGACTTTATAAATTATTACCAGCTATAAAAGGAAACCAACCGCTGCCATTTACACAACAGCTACAAATTATGAAAGATAAACGAGTCCTTACTGGTTTAATGACAACAATCTTTTGGATTTTAGGTTATACGATGGTGTTTGCCTACATTGCTCCATTATTAAGTCATACTGTTGATTTTTCTATAGAAATGACAAGTATCGCTTTATTTGTTTTAGGCACTTTTGCTTTTATTGGTTCACGCTTTGGAGGATATGCCGTAGACAGATGGGGACCTAATCGAACAATATCATTAAGTTTATGTGTTCATATCATCTCTTTATTTGTACTAGCATTTACACAGTATAAGGCAGTAGGTGTATTTGTCACATTCGCTTTTTGGGGAGTAGCAACTTGGACAACGACACCAGCAAAGCAATTTTATCTGATTTCACTAAAACCACAATCCTCTGAAACAGTACTTAGTTTTAATACAGCCTTAATGAATGTAGGAATGATGCTGGGTTCTGCATTAGGAGGAATCATTATTCAGTATACAAATATAGTGAATTTAAGCTGGATTGGTGGATTATTCGTTATACTCGCACTTATTTTTATCAGATATTCTTTTTATTTAAATAAAAATGTTATGAAGAACCACTAA
- a CDS encoding ester cyclase codes for MNDSLLQTNEQILKSFYEIVRTGRHPERAELFMAKEVKAHQINSENMVTIIRSPQNYADHIREMKDSWGNFKIEIEELITQNQKVYVRWKQIGIHIGEYEGYQPTNKEVVELGSAIYRLENQKIVEYWIQVDRLGIIEQLKKNQEAD; via the coding sequence ATGAATGATTCATTGTTACAAACAAACGAACAGATTTTAAAAAGCTTCTATGAAATTGTAAGAACAGGTCGTCATCCCGAAAGAGCTGAGCTTTTTATGGCAAAAGAGGTAAAAGCACATCAAATAAATTCAGAAAATATGGTGACCATTATAAGGTCACCTCAGAATTATGCTGACCATATAAGAGAAATGAAGGACTCGTGGGGGAATTTCAAAATAGAAATTGAAGAATTGATTACTCAAAATCAAAAAGTTTATGTTAGATGGAAACAAATAGGGATACACATTGGTGAGTATGAGGGCTATCAACCTACAAATAAAGAGGTCGTTGAATTAGGTAGTGCGATATATCGACTAGAGAATCAAAAAATAGTGGAGTATTGGATTCAAGTAGATAGACTTGGAATCATTGAACAATTAAAAAAGAATCAAGAAGCAGATTAG
- a CDS encoding MFS transporter: protein MEKFRGKTTIVPEYHDNQLQTGASTTMSRFIALLFAAACGMAVANIYYAHPLLDELSHEFQIDYSTIGIIITITQICYALGLLLLVPLGDLLNQRQLIIGQMLLSVAALIVIGFANSSTALFIGMAMVGMLASVTQTLVAYASTLSAPAERGSIVGFVTSGVVIGILLSRVFAGILTDIGGWRLVYLTSATLMLFIVSLLYKKLPNPKQNKTSMSYPKLLRSVLLLFIHERILLVRGILALLIFISFSTLWTSLVLPLSSTPYFLQHSAIGAFGLAGVAGALAATRAGRLADKGLGQRTTGISLALLLLSWFLISLIHYSLFVLIIGIILLDLAVQAVHVTNQSMIFTVRPEARSRLTAAYMIFYSIGSATGSIASTNIYATYGWNGVCLLGASVSALAFLFWVLTSHLTKQEK from the coding sequence ATGGAGAAGTTTAGAGGAAAAACAACAATTGTACCTGAATATCACGATAATCAATTACAAACAGGAGCCAGTACAACCATGTCTCGATTTATTGCACTATTATTTGCAGCCGCTTGTGGGATGGCTGTTGCAAATATATACTATGCACACCCATTGCTTGATGAACTATCGCATGAATTTCAGATTGATTATTCAACTATTGGCATTATCATTACAATCACTCAAATCTGTTATGCACTAGGATTACTCCTACTAGTTCCACTTGGTGATTTATTAAACCAGCGGCAGCTTATTATCGGGCAAATGCTACTATCTGTTGCTGCTCTCATTGTTATTGGCTTTGCTAACTCAAGTACAGCACTTTTTATAGGTATGGCTATGGTGGGAATGCTTGCTAGTGTAACACAAACACTTGTTGCATACGCATCGACATTATCTGCTCCAGCAGAACGTGGAAGTATAGTAGGTTTCGTCACTAGTGGCGTAGTAATAGGGATCCTTCTTTCCCGAGTATTCGCTGGCATTTTGACAGATATAGGTGGGTGGCGTTTAGTCTATCTTACATCTGCTACACTTATGCTCTTCATCGTTAGTTTGTTATATAAAAAATTACCAAATCCAAAACAGAACAAAACATCCATGTCCTATCCAAAACTATTGCGTTCCGTTCTTTTGTTATTCATACATGAAAGGATTCTACTAGTTCGTGGAATACTAGCATTGCTAATTTTTATTTCATTTAGTACGCTGTGGACTTCCTTAGTACTGCCTCTTAGTTCAACACCTTATTTTCTTCAGCATTCGGCTATTGGTGCATTTGGTCTTGCTGGAGTGGCGGGAGCATTAGCTGCTACTCGGGCAGGGCGTTTGGCTGATAAAGGATTAGGACAGCGAACAACAGGTATCTCTCTAGCTTTATTGTTACTATCATGGTTTCTAATCAGCTTGATTCATTACTCTTTGTTTGTATTGATTATCGGTATTATCCTTCTTGATCTCGCTGTGCAAGCTGTACATGTTACCAACCAAAGTATGATTTTTACAGTACGTCCTGAAGCGAGAAGTCGGCTTACTGCTGCTTACATGATTTTTTATTCTATTGGCAGTGCAACAGGTTCAATTGCTTCAACCAATATTTACGCAACTTATGGATGGAATGGAGTATGTCTATTGGGTGCATCTGTTAGTGCGTTGGCCTTTTTATTTTGGGTATTAACATCTCACCTGACTAAGCAAGAAAAATAA
- a CDS encoding IS3 family transposase: protein MPTYPDRYLMIEEMKGRYPITWLTEMAKVERSGYYKWLKNGKVSLRKRNDILLKEHILAIHQTHKMYGYPRMKMALQDKGFHVNHKKVYRLMSELGIQSMIRKKRRVWGNRISRVFDNVLERKFKDVQ, encoded by the coding sequence ATGCCAACGTACCCAGACCGTTACCTCATGATTGAAGAAATGAAAGGTCGTTACCCCATTACCTGGCTCACTGAAATGGCAAAAGTGGAACGCTCAGGCTATTATAAGTGGCTTAAAAATGGCAAGGTATCTTTACGTAAACGTAATGATATCCTTTTAAAGGAGCACATTTTAGCGATTCATCAAACGCATAAAATGTATGGGTATCCGCGTATGAAGATGGCTTTACAAGACAAAGGTTTTCATGTGAATCATAAGAAAGTCTATCGCTTAATGAGTGAGTTGGGTATTCAATCGATGATTCGTAAAAAGCGTCGTGTGTGGGGAAATCGTATTTCCCGTGTATTCGATAATGTGTTAGAACGCAAATTCAAGGACGTACAGTAA
- a CDS encoding MarR family winged helix-turn-helix transcriptional regulator has translation MKQGDFIKEGFSLFDKINHHLVINYYSILDIELSPKQFMVLHLIHEIEPAKIQDISHQLQLSMSSVSQLVNKLEQGNYVSRSINPQNRREILVRIDGKGKDFFKKYEEMDDLVIEKYYSKLSLKETKQFRDFAQKLYNIITEESDHV, from the coding sequence TTGAAACAAGGTGATTTCATTAAAGAAGGATTTTCATTATTTGATAAAATCAATCATCATTTAGTAATTAACTATTACTCTATACTAGATATTGAACTCTCTCCAAAGCAGTTTATGGTACTCCATCTTATTCATGAAATTGAACCGGCAAAAATTCAAGACATATCTCATCAGTTACAGCTATCAATGAGTTCAGTAAGTCAACTTGTTAATAAACTAGAGCAAGGAAACTATGTCTCAAGAAGTATCAATCCACAGAATAGAAGAGAAATTTTGGTAAGAATCGATGGGAAAGGAAAAGATTTTTTTAAAAAGTACGAGGAAATGGATGACTTGGTTATAGAAAAGTATTATTCTAAATTATCTTTAAAAGAAACAAAGCAATTTAGGGATTTTGCCCAAAAATTGTATAATATAATTACTGAGGAATCTGATCATGTTTAA
- a CDS encoding DUF6994 family protein has protein sequence MKIEDLVAMKENGIVYDFEDLKEFEYEKWFIPYFGTNVKERFEVDLERFKRSQYNNGRKLAYKYCFDADRCSLALEIYQALWQEQINFEVMTCADKKNRILRTKNNLKFSGETMNSYNTTFCSKTRGRWANNKYFIEGEQVEKYYSLTHSIGNFIPVPQITGYSFNSSRGGGKVACYLRDYWDLTLLAIKNWYGNKDLNKQIINEWLDGNAKWLDEMFGCWRNFINHNYLNSFVDGNYEVKLFWDGHSFENPRPKNKEEVEVFLYRVQTCIKERGKLMISKLEKEFL, from the coding sequence ATGAAAATTGAAGATTTAGTTGCGATGAAGGAAAATGGAATTGTTTATGATTTTGAGGATTTAAAAGAATTTGAATATGAAAAATGGTTTATTCCGTATTTTGGTACAAATGTAAAAGAGAGATTTGAAGTTGATTTAGAAAGATTCAAACGATCTCAATATAATAACGGTAGGAAATTAGCGTATAAATATTGTTTTGATGCAGATAGATGTTCCTTAGCTCTGGAAATTTATCAAGCCCTTTGGCAAGAGCAAATAAATTTTGAAGTGATGACTTGTGCCGATAAGAAAAATAGAATATTGAGAACTAAGAATAATTTAAAGTTTTCTGGTGAAACAATGAATAGCTATAATACAACATTTTGTAGTAAGACGAGAGGTAGATGGGCTAACAATAAATACTTTATTGAGGGAGAACAAGTAGAGAAGTATTATTCTCTCACACATTCTATTGGTAATTTTATTCCGGTTCCTCAAATTACAGGTTATAGTTTCAATTCTAGCAGAGGAGGGGGGAAGGTTGCTTGCTATTTACGTGATTATTGGGATTTAACTCTTTTAGCAATAAAAAATTGGTACGGCAATAAAGATTTAAATAAACAAATTATTAATGAATGGTTAGATGGTAATGCTAAGTGGTTAGATGAGATGTTTGGTTGCTGGAGGAATTTTATTAATCATAATTATCTTAACTCGTTTGTTGATGGAAATTATGAAGTTAAATTATTTTGGGATGGGCATTCTTTTGAAAATCCTCGGCCGAAGAATAAAGAGGAAGTTGAAGTATTTTTATATCGAGTACAAACTTGTATCAAAGAGCGTGGTAAGTTGATGATCAGTAAGCTTGAAAAGGAATTTTTATAG
- a CDS encoding C39 family peptidase has translation MLAQFLGLQDDKGDLIKYTPASHWSDSYYDSLAAYGTPLNAYFDNKLKVEPVKRGVVAQAISHLTGNVNSLDESINFMMDKGITTGQNPQFEGEDLKEFFGSSNTLTRAQLAVFLYSMLIVDVRDVTGIAVEVHNNKEGLSLVALANKGMNTLDRSLRIGQLGSETPISEPVVEVKEAYIAVKKLMQNPELPNGCEIVSLTAIFNYYGYAVSKTTMADQYLPKQAFSWKQGKRFGPHPYNMYAGNPRSKTGGWYSLVPPIMQASNKYMATQKNKMTAINITGSSKEELITYLNNGVPVVVWVTLDLSKPQLSGHWYLSDTGEYYKAYTNLHTVVLHGYKEGKVHVMNPLKGQVEYNMNAFFKSYEEMGKRALILEKE, from the coding sequence ATGTTAGCACAGTTTTTAGGTTTGCAGGATGATAAAGGGGATTTAATTAAATATACACCTGCTAGTCATTGGTCAGATAGCTATTATGATAGCCTAGCTGCCTATGGTACGCCTTTAAACGCTTATTTCGATAATAAGTTAAAAGTTGAACCTGTTAAACGAGGTGTAGTAGCACAGGCAATTAGTCATTTAACTGGTAATGTTAATTCCTTGGATGAATCTATTAATTTTATGATGGATAAAGGGATTACGACAGGTCAAAACCCACAATTTGAGGGAGAGGATTTAAAGGAGTTTTTTGGCTCTTCTAATACTCTAACAAGAGCTCAACTAGCAGTATTTTTATATAGTATGTTGATTGTAGATGTACGGGATGTTACAGGTATTGCAGTGGAAGTACATAATAATAAAGAAGGCTTAAGCTTAGTAGCGTTAGCTAATAAAGGGATGAATACACTTGATCGCTCCTTACGCATAGGGCAATTGGGGAGTGAGACACCTATTAGTGAGCCAGTTGTAGAAGTGAAAGAGGCTTACATTGCTGTTAAAAAATTAATGCAAAATCCAGAGCTCCCGAACGGCTGTGAAATTGTTTCTCTGACAGCTATATTTAATTATTATGGCTATGCGGTATCCAAAACGACAATGGCTGATCAATATTTGCCAAAGCAAGCTTTCAGCTGGAAGCAAGGAAAACGCTTTGGGCCTCATCCTTATAATATGTACGCGGGGAACCCTAGAAGTAAAACAGGGGGATGGTATAGCTTAGTACCACCGATTATGCAGGCCTCTAATAAGTATATGGCAACACAGAAAAATAAAATGACAGCAATCAATATTACAGGCAGCAGTAAGGAAGAATTAATTACATATTTAAATAATGGCGTACCTGTTGTTGTATGGGTAACCCTTGATTTAAGCAAGCCTCAATTAAGTGGACACTGGTATTTAAGTGATACAGGTGAATACTATAAGGCTTATACAAACTTGCATACGGTCGTTCTCCATGGATATAAAGAAGGAAAAGTGCATGTAATGAACCCTTTGAAAGGGCAAGTAGAATATAATATGAATGCTTTTTTTAAAAGCTATGAGGAGATGGGGAAACGAGCGCTTATTTTAGAAAAGGAGTAA
- a CDS encoding TetR/AcrR family transcriptional regulator: MVRQREFDEERALDEAMQLFWEKGYKATSLSDLTKKMGIQRPSLYSAFGDKEELFEAALRKYIKQHSFDIRKKLQNHQSVKEAFRMFFEELVEEAYKENPSKGCFCINTMVELAPHDEKFEILTREHQMYLSVIFQEMIVTGINSGELKSSLNIKMLAQTLVVSLIGLTVLMKSRPDRSFVDNSVMMILSLLK; the protein is encoded by the coding sequence GTGGTTCGACAACGTGAATTTGATGAAGAAAGAGCATTAGATGAGGCTATGCAGCTTTTTTGGGAGAAAGGGTATAAGGCTACCTCATTAAGTGATTTGACAAAAAAGATGGGGATACAACGACCAAGTTTATACTCAGCTTTTGGAGATAAAGAGGAATTGTTTGAAGCTGCATTACGCAAATATATAAAACAACATTCTTTTGATATTCGAAAAAAACTTCAAAATCATCAATCTGTAAAGGAAGCATTTCGCATGTTTTTTGAAGAATTAGTGGAAGAGGCATACAAAGAAAATCCGAGTAAGGGATGTTTTTGTATTAATACAATGGTAGAACTTGCTCCTCATGATGAAAAGTTTGAAATTCTTACAAGGGAACATCAAATGTATCTTTCGGTCATATTTCAAGAAATGATTGTAACAGGGATTAACTCAGGAGAGCTCAAAAGTAGTTTAAACATTAAAATGTTAGCACAGACACTAGTTGTTTCATTAATTGGGCTTACAGTGCTGATGAAATCTCGTCCAGATCGCTCATTTGTAGATAATTCTGTAATGATGATATTATCATTATTAAAATAA
- a CDS encoding nitrite reductase: MEQKEKTVKLAINGGISFGSKLNAKQLAVIAEYLTDGDELELTTFQQLYIAVAESKVELIKEKFKEAGLSCYPVGNFVKSLRTCNFCKGEEEEGMPVAIELNKRIAGKEVPFTLRPAYTGCPVGCGEPLVNDIGVMKIGDGYDLYMGGSAKGKTAQIGTLIMEQLTPNELYETVEKAVNIYAEHGKKRETFFRFINRYGIESLKSELIS, encoded by the coding sequence ATGGAGCAAAAAGAAAAAACAGTGAAACTAGCTATTAATGGTGGCATATCGTTTGGATCAAAATTAAACGCTAAGCAATTAGCTGTAATTGCTGAATATTTAACAGATGGAGATGAGTTGGAATTAACAACTTTCCAGCAGCTTTACATTGCTGTTGCTGAAAGTAAAGTGGAATTGATTAAAGAAAAATTTAAAGAGGCTGGACTATCCTGTTATCCTGTAGGCAATTTTGTAAAAAGCTTAAGAACGTGCAATTTTTGTAAAGGTGAAGAAGAGGAAGGAATGCCTGTAGCGATTGAACTAAATAAACGAATCGCAGGCAAAGAAGTACCGTTTACACTTAGACCAGCCTATACGGGTTGTCCAGTTGGCTGTGGCGAACCTTTAGTCAATGATATTGGGGTAATGAAAATAGGAGATGGCTACGATTTATATATGGGTGGTAGTGCAAAGGGAAAAACAGCTCAAATCGGTACATTAATTATGGAACAATTAACGCCTAACGAGCTTTATGAGACTGTAGAAAAAGCGGTAAATATTTATGCCGAGCATGGAAAGAAAAGAGAAACATTCTTTAGATTTATTAACCGTTATGGGATTGAAAGCTTAAAAAGTGAATTGATTAGTTAA
- a CDS encoding transposase, whose product MSRKNNTYSNELKLEIVQAYLAGEESMQKIADKYKIRNVSQVKAWVKKFKEGKSIEAFNRLPSTGSGAKGVKNPLKGKRVHFKNVEEERDYYKAQVEYLKKQYPNL is encoded by the coding sequence ATGTCGAGAAAAAATAATACGTATTCAAATGAATTGAAATTAGAAATAGTACAGGCCTATTTAGCAGGAGAAGAAAGTATGCAAAAGATTGCGGACAAATACAAGATTCGCAATGTTTCACAAGTGAAGGCTTGGGTGAAAAAATTTAAAGAAGGGAAATCAATTGAAGCGTTTAATCGTCTTCCATCTACAGGCTCAGGGGCAAAGGGTGTGAAGAATCCGTTAAAAGGAAAACGGGTCCACTTTAAAAATGTAGAAGAAGAGCGGGACTACTATAAGGCACAGGTAGAATACTTAAAAAAGCAGTATCCAAATCTGTAA